The sequence GGGTCAGTTGGCCGAATTGCTCGGCCAGCTTTGCAACGAGATCGGAGCGCGTCATAGAAGCCTGTCAGGTCCTTGAAGTACGGCGTTGGTGGTTCAGCTCAGGGAACGGCTCAGCCGTTGTCCTTGTTGTCGAGCTTCGCGCGGAGCAGGGCGCCGAGGCTGGTGGTGCCTGCGGTTTCACGCTCGTTGCTGGCCGACAGGCGCTGCATGGCTTCCTGCTGGTCGGCGCTGTCCTTGGCCTTGATCGACAACTGGATCGAACGCGTCTTGCGGTCGACGTTAATGATCAGGGCGGAGACTTCGTCGCCTTCCTTCAGCACGTTGCGCGCGTCTTCCACGCGGTCGCGGCTGATTTCAGAGGCACGCAGATAGCCGGTCACGTCGTCGTTCAGCTGGATCTCGGCGCCACGCGCGTCGACCGTCTTGACCTTGCCGGTCACGATCTGGCCACGGTCGTTGACCGAGGTGTAGCTGGTGAACGGGTCGCTGTCGAGCTGCTTGATGCCGAGCGAGATGCGCTCGCGCTCCACATCGACGGCCAGCACGATGGCTTCGACTTCCTGGCCCTTCTTGTAGTTGCGGACCGCGGCTTCGCCCGGCTCGTTCCACGAGAGGTCGGACAGGTGCACCAGGCCATCGATGCCTTGTGCCAGGCCGATGAACACGCCGAAGTCGGTGATCGACTTGACCGGGCCCTTGACCTTGTCGCCGCGCTGCACGGTGCCCGAGAACTCTTCCCACGGGTTGGCCTTGCACTGCTTCATGCCCAGGCTGATGCGGCGCTTGTCTTCGTCGATCTCGAGGACCATGACTTCGACTTCGTCGCCCAGCGAGACGATCTTGCTGGGGGCCACGTTCTTGTTGGTCCAGTCCATCTCGGAGACGTGCACCAGGCCTTCGATGCCCGGCTCGATCTCGACGAACGCGCCGTAGTCGGCGATGTTGGTGACCTTGCCGAACAGGCGGGTGCCTTGCGGGTAGCGGCGCGACACGCCGTGCCATGGGTCGTCGCCCAGCTGCTTGATGCCCAGCGAAACGCGGTTCTTCTCGGCGTCGAACTTGAGGACCTTGGCTTGCAGTTCCTGGCCGACCTGAACGACTTCGCTCGGGTGGCGGACACGGCGCCAGGCCATGTCGGTGATATGCAGCAGGCCGTCGATGCCGCCGAGGTCGACGAACGCACCGTATTCGGTGATGTTCTTGACCACGCCGGTGACGATGGCGCCTTCGGACAGCGTGCCGAGCAGCTTGGCGCGCTCTTCACCCATCGAGGCTTCGACCACGGCACGGCGCGACAGCACGACGTTGTTGCGCTTGCGGTCGAGCTTGATGACCTTGAATTCCATGGTCTTGCCCTCGAAGGGCGACATGTCTTTCACAGGACGCGTGTCGAGCAGCGAGCCGGGCAGGAAGGCGCGGATGCCGTTCACCAGGACGGTCAGGCCACCCTTGACCTTGCCGTTGACGGTGCCGGTCACGAATTCGCCGGACTCCAGGGCCTTTTCCAGGGACAGCCACGAGGCGAGGCGCTTGGCCTTGTCGCGCGAGAGGATGGTGTCGCCGTAGCCGTTTTCGACGGCATCGATCGCGACGGAGACGAAATCGCCCGGCTGAACTTCGAGTTCGCCCTGGTCGTTCTTGAATTCATCGATGGGCACGTAGGCTTCGGACTTGAGGCCTGCGTTGACCACCACGAAGTTGTGCTCGACGCGCACGACTTCAGCCGTGATGACTTCGCCTGCACGCATCTCCGATTTGTTCAGAGATTCTTCGAACAGGGCGGCAAAGGATTCCATCCCGGCAGGGGCGGCGGTTTGTGCTTGAGGCATGGGGACTTTCTGTGTGGCAGGTGCCACGGGTTAGGTTGAACACCCGCCGCTTCGGAGC comes from Piscinibacter sp. HJYY11 and encodes:
- the rpsA gene encoding 30S ribosomal protein S1 — its product is MPQAQTAAPAGMESFAALFEESLNKSEMRAGEVITAEVVRVEHNFVVVNAGLKSEAYVPIDEFKNDQGELEVQPGDFVSVAIDAVENGYGDTILSRDKAKRLASWLSLEKALESGEFVTGTVNGKVKGGLTVLVNGIRAFLPGSLLDTRPVKDMSPFEGKTMEFKVIKLDRKRNNVVLSRRAVVEASMGEERAKLLGTLSEGAIVTGVVKNITEYGAFVDLGGIDGLLHITDMAWRRVRHPSEVVQVGQELQAKVLKFDAEKNRVSLGIKQLGDDPWHGVSRRYPQGTRLFGKVTNIADYGAFVEIEPGIEGLVHVSEMDWTNKNVAPSKIVSLGDEVEVMVLEIDEDKRRISLGMKQCKANPWEEFSGTVQRGDKVKGPVKSITDFGVFIGLAQGIDGLVHLSDLSWNEPGEAAVRNYKKGQEVEAIVLAVDVERERISLGIKQLDSDPFTSYTSVNDRGQIVTGKVKTVDARGAEIQLNDDVTGYLRASEISRDRVEDARNVLKEGDEVSALIINVDRKTRSIQLSIKAKDSADQQEAMQRLSASNERETAGTTSLGALLRAKLDNKDNG